The sequence CTTGTTGAATTCTCTAACCAGCCTGTTGAATTCATCTTGCTGTGCTCCATTATAATAATGCCAGACCTCAATCGTGACCGGATCGTCTTTGTTAAGCAAATCCTGTTCTTTCTCTTTGCACCCTGTCACTATCAGCATCGCTGACAGTACTAAAAATGCTAACTTTGTTCTCTTCATATCCCTTCTCCTCATATAATAATATTCGATTGATCATCGTATATTCTTTCGATATTCACTTGGCAGCATTCCATATTTCTTCTGAAACTCTTTTGCAAATGCCTTTTGATTCGAAAATCCATGTTTTGCCGCAATCTCACTGATTGTCTTGTCCGTTTTGACAAGCTCCTGATAAGCATACTCTACACGCACACTTTGTAAATACGCTTTATAATTGATCTTTGCATACTTCTGAAACATTTTTGATAAATACGTCGGCGAATACCCAAATATCTCTGCAATATACTCCAACGATAATTCTTTTTGATAATTATCTCGGATATAGGAAGTAATCGATGAAAGCCGATTCAACTTCCTGTGATTTTTCACCATATCCTCACTCACTTCATTAATGCGATACTGTGTGATCATGAGGTACATAAGCATGTAGAACTGACTTTGTACTTGAAACTCATATCCGCATGCTCTCTTGACGTAATTCTCATACATATTCTGAATTAATTCCATCATCTGACTGTCGTCCACACCAGGTTCATGGGAAAACAATACAAATCGTTCCTCAGAATAGTAATTTTCAAACGTTGCCATTGGAATCTGCAGTACTATCGTCAGATTCGGTTTCGGTGAAAAAACAGAGTGAACCTCATTCGAGTTCGCGATAATAAATTCTCCCGCTTTGAGCGGCACTTTTTTCTCATCTAAAATAAATGTAAGACTCCCTTCAAACACGGCAAAAATTTCAATTGAACGATGCCAGTGTCTGTCCCTCACATAATTTCCTTCTTTGCCCTCAAACACAAACAATTTGAATGGCAGATCTTCATTTGGTACGACAAGCTCATGTTTATACGCTGTCTCTTTTTCCATATTTTCTCACCTTCCCCCTTTCCTACTTTCTTTTCATACTGCGAATCATCTGTTTCGTCTCTTTTGATATCTTTAAAGATTCGGTAATCTTTTGCAGCGCTTTATTGTATGTAAAATCATCCAGGTTGTTTTTCTTCAAATATGCCATCGTCTCATCGGGAAGCTTAATATAATAAATAGAAACTGCCCATGCGACTGCCATTTTTACATAATAGTCTTCATTCCGTATCTGGTCAAGCAGAGCGAGGCCTTCTTTTACATGCTCTCGATCAGTATAATAATCGAGCAGCATGACAACACCAAACCGAATATAATACGGTCTTGCATCTTTCAGATACGGTACGATAAATTCCCACATCTCCTGCGGATATTGTTTCGGCAGCTTCAGTCCCGCACAAAAACTGTCACATACCGCCCAATTATCAATCTTTGGGAGAAACTGTTCCACTTGAATAAGTATCTCTGAAAGTTCTGCTTTTATATATCCGATTACCAGTCCCTGCAGCATAATCTCTTCAAAGCTGTCATCTTTTGCCTCTTCCAAATAAGTTCGCCAATCTGTTTTTGCAAGCTCTTTTGCAAGTTTTCGAAGCTTTGGGATTCTCACTCCAAGCATATTTTCTTTCGGAACATTCGGTGTCAATTTTGCCATAAACGCACGAAAGTCTGGCTCTGCCAGACTTTCTAATCTCATTCGGATATTCATCTTACTCACCGCCAAGCTTGCTTGCCGCAAACCATCCTGCCGCAAATGTAACTACGCTTATCACAATTATAATCACAGAAACACCGCTCCAGTCTGTCTTTAACAGAATTGCAATTGGAGATGCAAGAATCAGACCGATGATCGCATAATATGCATGAATCTCTGCCTTCGAGAAAATAAACTCAATGATTTTCGCAATCAGGAATATTCCTATTACTACACCAATTCCAAACGGTGCAAGAATACCGACACCTGTTAAAAGTCCATTCATGTCAAATGCCATAAGTGCATCAATAAAATTATTAATTGCTTTCAAAATCGTATCATAATATCCAAGCAGCATCAGCATCATGGAACCACTGACTCCCGGTACTACCATCGTCGCTGCTGCAATGACACCGACTCCAAACAGCTTCACTACATTAATTACATTGAAACTTACATCTGCTGCATTCCCACTTGTCTCTCCCATCACTGCCATCAAGATTACAATTCCAAAAAATGCCAAAAACGGAATGATCTTTCCGACTGTCACCGCATGTCCCTTCACTTTTTTAAAGATAAACGGAAGACTTCCTGCAATCAGACCGCAAAACGCAAAATTCGTCGGAATCGGATATGTCTCCAGCAGGAACTCAAACAATCTTGACAATGCGACAATCGCAATTCCCGCTCCGATAAAAATTGGGATTAAAAGTTTCATACTTTCCTTGAATTCTTTTTTCAGATGTGTAATGGCATGGATCAGCCGGTCGTAAAGTCCCATGGCAACCATCATCGTCCCACCGCTCACACCAGGAATAATGTTAGCAATCCCCACTACCATTCCCTGTAATACTTGCTTTAACATGTTTTAATCTCCTTACGCTCTTCTATGTATGTTTTCAGAAACGAAATCAACATTTCCATCTCTTGTCTTGTTCCAATCGAA comes from Coprococcus phoceensis and encodes:
- a CDS encoding AraC family transcriptional regulator encodes the protein MEKETAYKHELVVPNEDLPFKLFVFEGKEGNYVRDRHWHRSIEIFAVFEGSLTFILDEKKVPLKAGEFIIANSNEVHSVFSPKPNLTIVLQIPMATFENYYSEERFVLFSHEPGVDDSQMMELIQNMYENYVKRACGYEFQVQSQFYMLMYLMITQYRINEVSEDMVKNHRKLNRLSSITSYIRDNYQKELSLEYIAEIFGYSPTYLSKMFQKYAKINYKAYLQSVRVEYAYQELVKTDKTISEIAAKHGFSNQKAFAKEFQKKYGMLPSEYRKNIR
- a CDS encoding DNA alkylation repair protein, producing the protein MNIRMRLESLAEPDFRAFMAKLTPNVPKENMLGVRIPKLRKLAKELAKTDWRTYLEEAKDDSFEEIMLQGLVIGYIKAELSEILIQVEQFLPKIDNWAVCDSFCAGLKLPKQYPQEMWEFIVPYLKDARPYYIRFGVVMLLDYYTDREHVKEGLALLDQIRNEDYYVKMAVAWAVSIYYIKLPDETMAYLKKNNLDDFTYNKALQKITESLKISKETKQMIRSMKRK
- a CDS encoding DUF368 domain-containing protein, whose amino-acid sequence is MLKQVLQGMVVGIANIIPGVSGGTMMVAMGLYDRLIHAITHLKKEFKESMKLLIPIFIGAGIAIVALSRLFEFLLETYPIPTNFAFCGLIAGSLPFIFKKVKGHAVTVGKIIPFLAFFGIVILMAVMGETSGNAADVSFNVINVVKLFGVGVIAAATMVVPGVSGSMMLMLLGYYDTILKAINNFIDALMAFDMNGLLTGVGILAPFGIGVVIGIFLIAKIIEFIFSKAEIHAYYAIIGLILASPIAILLKTDWSGVSVIIIVISVVTFAAGWFAASKLGGE